CGGCATTCAGTTCAAATTCGACGCCCTCGAAGGCCAGAAGACCGGAGCCTTTCTCGACCAGCGCGAAAATTATGCCGCCGCCGCGCAGTACGCCCACGGTGACGCCCTCGACATGTTCTGCTATCAGGGCGGATTCGCTCTTCACCTGGCTCCGCGCTGCTCGCAAGTCACAGGCGTTGACAGTTCGCGCCCCGCTCTCGAAACCGCCGAGCAGAACGCGGCGCTGAACGCTACTGGGAACGCTTCTGGGGCGAACAAGACTGGGGTGAATAAAAACGAGATCGAATGGATCGAGGCCAACGCCTTCGACCTGCTGAAGGACTATGCTTCGTCAGCTCGCCCGGGCGAAGCTCAGCGCTACGACACCATCGTCTTAGACCCGCCCGCGTTCGCCAAATCCAAACGCGATCTCGACGCCGCCCTTCGCGGCTACAAGGAACTGAATCTCCGCGCCCTCAAGATGCTGCGTCCCGGCGGCATCCTGGTTACTTGCTCCTGCTCTTACCACATCAGCCAGTCGAATTTCCTCGAAATGCTGGCTTCGGCGGCTCTTGACGCTCACCGCATCCTTCGCCTGATCGAAGTGCGCGGACAAGCAAAAGATCATCCCGTCCTGCTGAATGTCCCCGAGACTGCCTACCTGAAGTGCGTAATTGCGTATGTAAACTAATGAAAATGCGGGCAATCTAATACTTGACAACAATACACTAAGCTTTTATGATTCTTTTACGCTAACGTTGCGTCTAATGAAGTGACCGCCGCTCTAATGCTCGCGTAGCTCCGGATGCATTCGTCCGGGATCAGCCAGCAGAGCCGGTCGCAATTCAAAGTCTCTGACTTAACCAAAATCTGAAGGAGGATTTAGTCATGACCGTTTTAGCCCGTTTTGAGCCTTTCCGTGAGTTTGCCACCTTGCAGGACCGCATCAATCGCGTTTTTCGCGATTCCTACAGCGGCGCCGGCCAGGGGGATGACTCTCTGACCACATCGAGCTTCGCCCCGGCGGTGGACGTCTATGAAGACGAGCACCAGGTCACTCTGAAGATCGAAGTGCCCGGAATCGAGGAGAAGGACATCGACGTCCGCGTAGAGAACAACACGCTCACCGTGCATGGCGAGCGCAAGATCGAGAAGGAAGAGAAAGAAGAGAACTATCGCAGGGTCGAGCGCCAGTATGGCAGCTTCACCCGTAACTTCACTCTGCCCCAGACCGTAGACACCGAGAACGTTTCGGCAACCTACGACAAAGGCGTGCTGAAGATCTCTTTGCCCAAGAAAGCCGAAGCCAAACCCAAGCAGATCAAGGTAAACGTGGGCAGCGGGAAGTCCCTCGAAGCCAGGACCTCGGAAGGCAAAGCCCCCAGCAAGGCCGCGTAAGCGGGAACTGGTGGAGGGCGGACGCTTTCGTCCGCCCGAGAAGCTCAATGCTTTTTGCGGGAGGCGGCCGAAAATCCGCCTCCCGTAACCCCGTCTGCCACTTGCTTCCGCAGCGCTCTGCTGGCACCTTGAATGTTGACAGCCGAGGTGGCGATGGACGGCAGCATTATTACGGGCTTCGCGTTTTTTCTGTTCGCGGCTGGCGTGCTCCTCTATGCCGTCATCATTTACAACGGCCTGGTGCGGCTGCGCAATGGGAACGACCGCGCGTGGGCAAACATCGATGTGCTGCTCAAAGAGCGCCACGATGAAATTCCCAACCTAGTCGAGACCGTCAAAGGATACATGCAGCACGAACAGCAGACGCTGCTTGCCGTGACCCAGGCTCGGACGGCGTCGGCGGACGCGGCGAGCATCGGCCAGAAGGCCGTCGCCGACCTGAAGATGGCCAGCGCGCTGCGCGGCTTGTTTGCTGTGGCAGAAAGTTATCCGCAACTGAAGGCCAACGACAATTTTCTGAAACTACAAAACCGCATCAGCGAGATCGAGGAGCGCATTGCCGACCGCCGCGAGTTTTTCAACGACGATGTCAACATCTATAACACGCGCATCGGCCAGATCCCCGAAGTGCTAGTGGCCAGCTTTCTAAGCCTGAAGCCGCGCCAGTTGTTCGAGGTCTCTGAAGAAGATCGCAGGCAGGGGGAAGTGAGCTTTGCCAGCGGGCAAGGGGCATAGCTGCTTGTGGGGCGGACACCCCTGCCCACCGCATTTTGCTTCTGCATCGACGGGTTCCGTTCGGGCTAAGTCAAAGTCATAGGCTGCGAACAGGAGTGTCGATCCGAGACAGCGGCCATTATTTCCAGGCCGATAAGCTACGATTCAAGAGGGCTTCGAGTTCAACCACGTCAGGGCGGAAGAGTTGGCGCAATTTCTCCCGCTGCGCCGAGGATAATTCCGCAAACGCGGGTCCGCCGCCGACGAATAGTTTCAGCGCTCCGAACCTTTTGGCAGTGGCCACGAGTGAGTCGAGCTGGCGCGTCTTCGCCCACTCCGCCAGCCGAAAACCAGCGCGAGTCCAGTAATAATTGCGCGGCTCCGACATGTCTTCCGAGGTCAGGACACGACGAATCTGAGGCGGGCGCAGGGTAATCCGCGGCACTCCCACAAAGTCGACCAGCTTGTCCAGATAGGACTGCGGATCGTTTTGGATGTCGTCATGCACGGTTACCATGACCTGATCGTTTCCGAAAGTCCGCTTCCACTCCTTCAGGTGAGCCGCGTACCGGCTTGATTCCATCAGTTCCGGATCGCGGGCCAGGGCTTCGTCGAAGCTCCACGGGATCAAGCCGTAGGCGCGTTTCAGCCGGTAGAGCGACACGACACGATCCACGGGGTTGCGGAAGGTGCACACAATTTTGGCGTGCGGGATGAGCCGAGCGATCCGTTCGCGCGCTTCGGGCGAGGCGAAATAAGTGGGAGCAACTTCCCCGATGGCGCGTCCGTCGCACACTTTACGGTAGTGCGAGCCGTACCAGCTCAGTCCGCGGTCAAAATATTTATCGAAAAACCTGGTCTCTTTCGTGGGATGGGAGAGCCAGGCCCCCTTACTCAGGACGGTATGCAGCCAGCTCGTTCCGGTGCGCGGAGGACCGACGACGAAGAAAGAGGGCAAGGGCGAAACGGCGCTTTTGACAGCAGCTCCAGCCGCTATCGCGAAGCTGTTGGTGGACATTCCGAACGTTCCTTAGTTAGAAATACGCCGTTCCTGCCGGGTGCGCGGCATAGCAACGACGGTCGGGCCCCATGCGACAGAAAAGGAGCCTGAGAATCATTTTTAACGGGTGGCCGCTAGTAGATGCGCGGCGCCACGAGTGGGTTGTCCAGATAAGTATGGCCTGCCGGGCAGCCGACCCGACTGTCAGCCCAGCAACCTGGCGGCGTCCTTGGCGTAGTAGGTCAGGATGATGCTGGCGCCTGCGCGGCGGATGCTTAGGAGGCTCTCCATCATGACGCGGTCGTGGTCGATCCAGCCATTTTGGGCGGCGGCTTCCATCATGGCGTATTCGCCGGAGACTTGATAGGCGGCGAGCGGCAGGTCGAAGCGCTGGCGGGCGGCGGCGATCACGTCGAGGTATGGCAGGGCGGGCTTGACCATGATCATGTCGGCGCCTTCTTCGATGTCGGCTGCGATTTCGCGCAGGGCCTCGCGGAGGTTGGCCCCGTCCATCTGATACGACCGGCGGTCGCCGAATTGAGGGGCGGAGTCGGCGGCTTCGCGGAAGGGGCCGTAGTATCCGGAGGCGAATTTGGCGGCGTAGGAAAGAATGGGCGTGTTGGTGAAATCGGCTTCGTCAAGGGCGCGGCGGATGGCGGCGACGCGGCCGTCCATCATGTCGGAGGGAGCGATGATGTCGATGCCGGCTCTGGCCAGGGAGACGGAAGTGCGGGCCAGGAGTTCGAGTGTGGCGTCGTTGAGGATTTCGAACGTCGCTTCAGAGGCTCGGATGGCGACGGCGGCCAGCGCTTCGATAGCTCTTTCTTTTTCGTCACCGTTTTTTACTGCGACCGCGCGCACTGAGTTCGTTGCGTCGCGCGCGGCCGCGCCCAGAGACTGCGGCGTCAGGGCGGCCTTCACGATTCCACAATGGCCGTGCGACATGTATTCGCAGAGGCAGACGTCGCCTATCAAGAGCAGGCCGGGGACTTCGCGTTTCATGGCGCGGGCAGCTTGCTGCACAATTCCATCGTCGGACCAGGCGCCGGTGGCGACGTCGTCTTTTTTGTCGGGCAGGCCGAATAAAATCACGGCGGGCACGCCGAGGGAGTAGACTTCCTGCGCTTCTTTCACCGCTTCGTCCACCGACAGATTGAATACGCCGGGCATGGAGCGGACTTCTTTGCGGATACCTTCTCCGGGACAAACGAACATGGGATAAACCAAAGCATCGGGAGTTAAGCGAGTCTCCGAGACCAGGTTGCGCAGTTGGGCAGTGCGGCGGAGGCGGCGAAGGCGGGTTACGGGGAATGCCATTGGATGATCACCAAGGGAAAGCTGGAAGTGCTTCCTGATTGATTCTAAGATCAAACTGGCCGCTCTGTCTCGCCAAAGGGACGGCGGTGGTGTCGTAATTTGAATTAGGACAGTACCGGACGGCGACAGAAGGACGAAGCAGCCAGCCCGGGGTGACCAAAGTAATTGGAAGCGTTCCCATCGGTCCTCGGATTCCCGGATCGAAGCTCATAGAATGGGGACGGATGAGTCTGTTCCAACGTTACCGTTGGTTTGCCGGAGCGATCGGAGTCACTCTGATCTTTGCGGCGGTGTGCCTGACCGGGCACAAGAGCGCTGGACTGACCGCCTTCGCCGATATCACAGGTCTGGTGTTGATGGCGGCGGTCGCGGGAATCACGCTAGCGAACACATTTTGGCGGCCGGCCCAGGAGCGCAGTTTCTGGGCGTTGCTGTCGCTGGGGTTCTCGCTTTGGGCGGCCAACTGGGCCGCCTGGGCTTGGTTAGAGGTTGGACTGCATCGAGAAATCCCCGATCCGTTCGTCTTCGATATCGTTTTGTTTTTTCATGTGGTGCCGGTGTTCGCGGCGGTGGCATGGCGTCCCGATCTGAAGAACAATAAAGAGGGAAAAGTCCTGCTTAGCCTGCTGAATTTCCTGATGCTGGTGGGCTGGTGGCTGTTTCTTTACGCCTTCATCGTCTTCCCTCATCAATATGTGTCTATAGAGAAAGCCACGTACAACAGCTATTACGACGCGCTCTATGGCGTCGAAAATGTTCTTCTCGCCGGAGTTCTGTGCCTGGCCGCATGGACCAGTTCGGGGGGGTGGCGGCGGTTCTACCTGCATTTTCTCGGCGTGTTCGTTGTGTACTCGATCGATGCGCAATTTGTCGACCAGGCGACGGCGAACAACTCCTACTATTCGGGAAGCCTGTATGACATCCCTCTGATCGGAACGGTGGCATGGACAGCGGCGGCGGCTTTGTCGGCCCGCGAATGGAACCTTGAAAGCGTCGAGTCTCGGTTTAGTCCGCGCTGGAAAAGTGCAGTGCCGCGGCTCGCTACGATGGCGCTGCTGTCGCTGCCGGTCCTGGGAATCTGGACGATATTGCTGGACAATTCAGCCGGGCCTTCCCGGGCATTCCGCGTTTTTACTGTGCTGGGTGCGATGTTGTTGCTGGGAACATTTGTATTCCTGCGCCAATATCTACAGGACCGTGCATTGGTCGCGGTGCTACAGGAGTCGCGCCGGGGATACGAAAGCCAGAAGCGTCTGCAAACCCAATTAGTCCAGAAAGAGAAGCTGGCGACGCTGGGAAATCTGGTGGCGGGAGCGGCCAACGAGATTAATCATCCTCTCGACTCCATCATGAATTATTCGGAACAACTCTGGGGGAAGGAGGGTCTGACGGAGGAGCAGAACCAATTGGTGCGCAAGATTGTGAACCAGGCCCGGCGGACTCGCGATCTGGTTTCGGACCTGCTGCGATTTGCCCAGCAGTCGCCCGGAGAAAAAATTCTGGTCGACCTCAGCGTGCTGCTGCACCGCGCCACCCAAATGCTGGAATTGCGGCATCCTGGCGGTAAAATTCGTATCACGGTTTCAGTTGCGCCGGATGTACCGCGTGTGCAGGGCAATGCCAACCAATTGTTCCAGGCCTTCGTTGAGATCATTGACAACGCGATGGACGCTCTCGAAGAGGCTGGCGGGGGCGCTCTGGACATCACGGCCCAACGCCAGGGAAAAGACGTCATGCTGCAATTTTCCGATACCGGACCGGGAATCCGCGAGCCACTGCGAGTCTTCGATCCGTTTTACACGACCAAGCCTGTCGGCAAGGGCACGGGTCTGGGTTTAAGCGCGGTATACGGCGTGATCCATGAACACAATGGGCAAATCACCTGCCTGAACAAACCGCAAGGCGGAGCCGTGTTCGCAGTAAGGATCCCCTTGGCCATTGAATCGGTGGCGCAGGTTGCCGGTGCCGGCGGCGATTGAGTTCCGAATTTTTCTTGTCCTCGCCCGCTCCGTTCCACGCTCCCAACTGGCGGCCTCCGTTACATCAAGCCGCTCCTGCTACCATGAAATTGCGATGGCTGGCGAACTGATTCACAATTCCGCGCGGGTGCTGGAGTTCGACGCTTTGCGCGAACTGCTGCGGGGATACGCCTCTTCGCCTCTAGGCCAGGAGCGTATTGCGGCGCTGCTTCCCTCGACCGATCGCGACTGGATTGAGAGCCAACAAGCGCTGGCCCAGGAAATCCGGGAGTTTCGT
The Candidatus Sulfotelmatobacter sp. DNA segment above includes these coding regions:
- a CDS encoding HAMP domain-containing sensor histidine kinase gives rise to the protein MSLFQRYRWFAGAIGVTLIFAAVCLTGHKSAGLTAFADITGLVLMAAVAGITLANTFWRPAQERSFWALLSLGFSLWAANWAAWAWLEVGLHREIPDPFVFDIVLFFHVVPVFAAVAWRPDLKNNKEGKVLLSLLNFLMLVGWWLFLYAFIVFPHQYVSIEKATYNSYYDALYGVENVLLAGVLCLAAWTSSGGWRRFYLHFLGVFVVYSIDAQFVDQATANNSYYSGSLYDIPLIGTVAWTAAAALSAREWNLESVESRFSPRWKSAVPRLATMALLSLPVLGIWTILLDNSAGPSRAFRVFTVLGAMLLLGTFVFLRQYLQDRALVAVLQESRRGYESQKRLQTQLVQKEKLATLGNLVAGAANEINHPLDSIMNYSEQLWGKEGLTEEQNQLVRKIVNQARRTRDLVSDLLRFAQQSPGEKILVDLSVLLHRATQMLELRHPGGKIRITVSVAPDVPRVQGNANQLFQAFVEIIDNAMDALEEAGGGALDITAQRQGKDVMLQFSDTGPGIREPLRVFDPFYTTKPVGKGTGLGLSAVYGVIHEHNGQITCLNKPQGGAVFAVRIPLAIESVAQVAGAGGD
- the hemB gene encoding porphobilinogen synthase yields the protein MAFPVTRLRRLRRTAQLRNLVSETRLTPDALVYPMFVCPGEGIRKEVRSMPGVFNLSVDEAVKEAQEVYSLGVPAVILFGLPDKKDDVATGAWSDDGIVQQAARAMKREVPGLLLIGDVCLCEYMSHGHCGIVKAALTPQSLGAAARDATNSVRAVAVKNGDEKERAIEALAAVAIRASEATFEILNDATLELLARTSVSLARAGIDIIAPSDMMDGRVAAIRRALDEADFTNTPILSYAAKFASGYYGPFREAADSAPQFGDRRSYQMDGANLREALREIAADIEEGADMIMVKPALPYLDVIAAARQRFDLPLAAYQVSGEYAMMEAAAQNGWIDHDRVMMESLLSIRRAGASIILTYYAKDAARLLG
- a CDS encoding sulfotransferase, whose product is MSTNSFAIAAGAAVKSAVSPLPSFFVVGPPRTGTSWLHTVLSKGAWLSHPTKETRFFDKYFDRGLSWYGSHYRKVCDGRAIGEVAPTYFASPEARERIARLIPHAKIVCTFRNPVDRVVSLYRLKRAYGLIPWSFDEALARDPELMESSRYAAHLKEWKRTFGNDQVMVTVHDDIQNDPQSYLDKLVDFVGVPRITLRPPQIRRVLTSEDMSEPRNYYWTRAGFRLAEWAKTRQLDSLVATAKRFGALKLFVGGGPAFAELSSAQREKLRQLFRPDVVELEALLNRSLSAWK
- a CDS encoding Hsp20/alpha crystallin family protein — its product is MTVLARFEPFREFATLQDRINRVFRDSYSGAGQGDDSLTTSSFAPAVDVYEDEHQVTLKIEVPGIEEKDIDVRVENNTLTVHGERKIEKEEKEENYRRVERQYGSFTRNFTLPQTVDTENVSATYDKGVLKISLPKKAEAKPKQIKVNVGSGKSLEARTSEGKAPSKAA
- a CDS encoding LemA family protein, with the protein product MLTAEVAMDGSIITGFAFFLFAAGVLLYAVIIYNGLVRLRNGNDRAWANIDVLLKERHDEIPNLVETVKGYMQHEQQTLLAVTQARTASADAASIGQKAVADLKMASALRGLFAVAESYPQLKANDNFLKLQNRISEIEERIADRREFFNDDVNIYNTRIGQIPEVLVASFLSLKPRQLFEVSEEDRRQGEVSFASGQGA
- a CDS encoding class I SAM-dependent rRNA methyltransferase, whose protein sequence is MSPSAHSTLPTVKISPRGAGRLKSGHVWVYRSDIVSTDGVEPGSLVRVVDHRGKFLGTALYSSSSQIAIRMISQDPVADFPALLRQRIADAIAYRASIIGQGSGERSVRDNGAYRVIFSEADFLPGLIVDRYNDILSLQILTQAMDANLCRETVISELTEQFHPAAIVERVDPRVRELETLPPRTSGLLHGEKSATTFTMNGIQFKFDALEGQKTGAFLDQRENYAAAAQYAHGDALDMFCYQGGFALHLAPRCSQVTGVDSSRPALETAEQNAALNATGNASGANKTGVNKNEIEWIEANAFDLLKDYASSARPGEAQRYDTIVLDPPAFAKSKRDLDAALRGYKELNLRALKMLRPGGILVTCSCSYHISQSNFLEMLASAALDAHRILRLIEVRGQAKDHPVLLNVPETAYLKCVIAYVN